The Ornithinimicrobium sufpigmenti genome includes the window TCGGCGTGGCGGCCGAAGAACAGCTGCAGGAGCAGCTCGTTGCGGTCAGGAGAGAGCGACTCGGCCTCGGTGGCCAGCCAGGCCCGGAGCGCCGTCCGGCCCTCGTCAGTCAGCTCGAAGGGCCGCGACCGGCCACCGTCAGGGCTCACCCGCCGGACCAGAGTCTCCCGATCCGCCGAGCGGTGCCCCGCCCTCTGGGCCCCTAGTGTGGGAGCACGCCGACGAAGGAGTGGTCATGGAGCAGCCGCAGCTCGAGGTCCGCAGCAAGGAGCTCGTCGAGGTCGGGGGGCTGCGGTTCAAGGACCTGAACGGCAACGGGGTGCTGGACCCCTACGAGGACTGGCGGCTCTCGCCGAAGGAGCGGGCGGCCGACCTGGTGGGACGGATGACCACCCAGGAGAAGGTCGGCTTCATGCTCATCAACAGCCGCTTCACCGGCTACCAGACCGACGAGGGCGATCCCACGTCGCACGACGGGGTGCTGGACGAGCGCATCATCGAGGGCGGCACGAGCATCTTCGCCACCCGCAAGGTCTACGGCACGACCCAGACGATCGAGCAGATGCACCTGCGGCGGTTCATCCTTCGGGAGAACGAGCCGCCGAGCAGGATCGCGGCCTGGGTCAACGCCATGAACGAGGTCGCCGAGGGCACCCGGCTCGGGATCCCGGTGCTGGTCACCTCCAACTCCCGCAACGAGAACGGCGAGATGGTCTTCGGGATGAACGACGCCGTCGGCATCTTCAGCACCTTCCCGGCCACCATGGGCATCGCCGCCGCCGTGCTCGGCGACCAGGCCGACGGCGGGGACGCCTCGCTGGTCGACGGGTTCGCCCGGGCCGTGCGCCAGGAGTGGGTCGCGACCGGGCTGCGCAAGGGCTACATGTACATGGCGGACGTCGTCACCGACCCGCGCTGGCAGCGGACCTACGGCACCTTCGGCGAGAGCCCGGAGCTGGTCGCCGAGATCATCACCCGCATCGTCGACGGCCTGCAGGGGGACCAGCTGGGGCCGGACTCCCTCTCCACCACCATCAAGCACTTCCCCGGCGGCGGGCCGCGCGAGAACGGCTTCGACCCGCACTACAAGGAGGGCAAGTGGAACTGCTACCCCACCCCGGGGAGCCTGGAGACCTACCACCTGCCGCCGTTCGAGGCCGTCGCCGCCAAGGCTGCCTCGTTCATGCCCTACTACTCCGCGCCGTCGGTGCAGCGCAGCGTCTACCAGACCTTCCGCGACGAGGAGGTCTTCTACGAGGAGACCGGTTTCGCCTTCAACCACTACTTCCTGCAGCACGTGCTGCGCGACCGGCTCGGCTTCACCGGCTACGTCAACTCCGACTCCGGCATCACCGACAACATGTGCTGGGGGGTCGAGGAGCTGGACCGTCCCTCGCGCTTCGCCAAGGCGATCATGTCCGGCACCGATCTCATCGCGGACACCAACAACATCGAGGACCTCCAGGCCGCGATCGACCAGGGCAAGGTGAGCATGGCGCGCGTCGACGAGGCGTGCCGCCGCCTGGCGGTGGAGATGTTCGCCCTGGGGCTCTTCGACGGGCAGACCTATGTCGACGCCGAGGCGGCGGAGGCGAAGGTGCGGTCGTCGCCGGGCTGGGAGCTCGCGGCACAGACGCACCGCAAGTCGGTGGTGGTGCTGAAGAACTCCGGCGGCACGCTGCCCCTGAGGGAGGGGACCACGGCCTACCTCGAGGTGTTCCACAAGAGCACCGACCAGGCGGCGCTGAAGACCACCCAGGCGCGCGAGCAGGTCGCGGCCGGCGGAGCGCTGGAGCTCGTCGACGACCCCGCCGCCGCCGACGTGCTCGTCCTCCTGCTCGACCCGCAGTCCGGTGACTACTTCAACGCCACGCCCGGCCTGCTGGAGCTGACCCTGTGCGAGGACAAGCCGCTGCGCTCGATCGCCGGGGAGCCCTACACCGAGACGACGCTCAGCGAGGTGCAGCGCTTCCGCGACCTGGCCACGTCGGCGCGCGAGCGCGGGGCCAAGGTCGTGGTCTCGGTCAACATCACGCTGCCGTGGGTCCTCGACGACGTCGAGCCGCTGGCCGACGCGGTCGTCGCCCACTTCTCCACCTTCTACGACGCCCAGGCCGACGTGCTGACCGGCCGGTCACCGGCCCACGGCAAGCTGCCCATCACCCTGCCCGCGAGCGAGGCGGTCATCGCGGTCGACGGGGAGGGCGTCTGCGTCTCCCCCAACGACGTGCCGGGCTACGCCAAGCAGGACCACCTGCCGGAGGGTATGCGGTACGCCTACGTGGACGCGGACGGCAACGCGTGGGAGCTGGGTCACGGCCTGCGCTACTGAGACGCACCGACCGTGAGCCGTCGTGCCAGCCGGCGCGGCACCCGAAGGGCCGCGGATCGGTTCACGGTGACGTGTCCGCCCCGCTGGTAGTCCAGATGACCGGGGTGGTGGGGTGGTAGGCGCACCAGGTGCCGGTCCTGACCGAGGAGCGGAGGTGCTCGGTCAGCCGGGGACAGTCGGTTCCGATCCGCTCGATCGCATCCCGCACGGTGCGGGTCACGTTGATCCGCGCCCGCTCGGCGTCGGACTTGTCCACCCGCAGCCGTCCGCCCAGCCCGGTGGCGCGGGCGAGCTCGGCGACCAGCGCGTCCCGCTCGTCCTGGGCGGTGCGCAGCCGGGTCTCGTCGCCGTCCTCGGTCGCCTCATCGATGTCTGCGTCCAGCGCGCCGAGCCGCGCGCGGTACGCCGCTACGGCCTGCCGGTCCAGCAGGGGCCCGGCGTCCCCGCCGGCGGGCTCTGCACCGTCGACCAGACCTGCCAGGGTGGTCGCGCGGACCGGCTGCTCGGGCCGGGTCAGGAGCGTGTGCAGGTGCCGCAGCCCCTTGGAGTCGGCCAGCACGGTGGACTCGTCCCCCAGCCGGACGACCCACCCGGTGCCCTGCCTGCGCAGGGTGGCGGTCTCCGGCCCGGCGTCAAGGAGCTCCAGCTCCCGAGCGCAGGCGAGCACGGTCTGCTGGTCCTGCATCTGCGCGGCTGCGGCGTGACCCTGCTGCGCGTAGGTGCGGGCGGTGTCCGCGTCGCCGAGGGCGCGCGACACCCGGGCCAGCGCGAGCAGGGACAGCGGCAGCGACCCGTGCGCGTAGCCGAGCCGGATGGCACCCAGGTTGCGCCGTAGTTCGAGCCCACGCGCGTAGTGGTCCCGGGCGGTCTCGTGGTCGCCGCGCCGCTCGGCCAGCTCACCCAGACTGTTGTGGCCGATCATCAGCTCCAGCCGACTGCCGTGCTCGCTCTGGATCTGGACCATCTCTCGGTAGTGCCGCTCGGCGGTCTCGGGCTCCCCCGCGCACTGATGGGCGAAGCCGACGTTCCACTCCGCGAACGCCAGGCCCCACGGGTCGGGGTAGCGGGCGATCAGGTCGCGACCCCGTCCTGTCAGGGTCACCGCCAGCTCTGTCTCGCCGGCGAAGCCGTGCGCCTCGCCGAGCAGGCAGAGCAGGTAGCCGAGGATCGGCGTCTCTCCCGGTTCTGCGCGCGGACCGCCGAGGAGGTCGACTGCCTCGCGGCAGTAGGTCGCCGCGGTCAGCCAGTCGTCGCCGTCGTGTGCCCAGAGGAACGCCATACCGAACAACGCGGCCCCCCGCAGCTCGACCGGTGCCGCCTCGCCCACCGTGTCCAGCGCGGAGCGCAGCCAGTCGAAGCCCTCCCGGTGCTGACCGCGGGTCCACCAGTACAGCGGCAGGTTCGCCGCCGCGGCGAGACCCTGCACCGCGAGGTCCCCGTCCGCGTCGCCGCGTCGAAGGGCCTGCGCGAGGGCCACCCGCAGGTTGGGTTCGTCGCTGATGAGCCCTTCGAGCCAGTCCCGCTCAGGGCCGCTCTTGAACCCCTCGCCTGCTCGGATCGCCGCCGTGAGGTAGTGCTCGGCATGCTTGCGGCGAATCTGCGCCTGTGCCTGCTCGTCGTCCCACCGTTCGCTGGCCCGCTGGCGGACGGTCTCCAGGAGCCGGTAGCGGTCGTGCCGGTGCTCGCGCACCACCAGCGACGTCTCCACCAGCTCGCTGAGTGCGTCGTCCCACTCGCCGATCGCGCCGGTGGTTCCGAGGACTGCGTCGACCGCCGCGATGTCGAAGCTGCCGGTGAAGACCGACAGTCCACGCAGCAGCGCCCGCGCCTGCTCGGAGAGCAGCTGCTCGCTCCAGTCGTAGACGGCCTCGATCGTGCGCACCCTGCCCGAGCCGTCGAGATGCTGCTGGCTCACCACGCCCAGGCCGGTCTCGAGCCGGGCGAGGAGCCGCGGGATGCCCAGGACGCTGGCCCTGCCGGCCGCGAGCTCTAGAGCCAGGGGCAACCCGTCGAGCCGACGGCACAGCTCGCCGACCGCGGACCACTGCCCGGTCGGCACGACGAAGCTGCGGTCCCGGCCACGGACTCGTTCGAGGAAGAGCGAGGCGCTCGGCGTGGCGGCCACCGCCTCGGGCGGGTCCTGCGGCCCGGGAAGGGCGAGGGGCAGGACGGGCAGCACCTGCTCCAGCGGTAGGCCAAGCGTGCGTCGGCTGGTGGTGAGCACGTGCAAGCACCCTTCGCGCCGCGGCTCCGCCAACAGGTGGGTCAGCACCTCCACAACTTCCTCGACCAGGTGCTCGCAGTTGTCGACGACCAGCAGCGCCCGACGTGGGCGCAACCACCTGGCCAGCGCCTCGGCCCGGTCTCCACCGCCGGTGCGGGGCAGCTCGACGGCCGAGGAGACCGCGTCGAGCACGGCACCGGCCCGCACCTCGGCGAGCCGGACCATCAGGACGCCGTCGGGGAACACGGGCTCGGCATGGGCTGCCACGGCCTCGGCGAGGGACGACTTGCCGACCCCGCCGGGTCCGGCCAGGGTCACGAGCGGGTGGGACACCACCAGCTCGGTGAGCTCGGTGAGCTCGGCCTCGCGACCATGGAGGTGGCGCAGCTCAGAGCCGCCGCCGAGGGCCTGGTGCTGCACCGCTGGTCACCCTTCCTCGTCGCGTCGCGACCTGGGTCTTCAGTCCCTGAGATCTTCTCAGACCCGGCGACCACGGGGGTGGTATGCGGAGGAGGTCTCGCCTCCTCCGGGGCAGCTACTCGACCAGCGTCGCGACAGGCCCGGCGTCGACGAGGTAGGCGTCACCGCTGCGGGCGGAGAGCCGGCCGTCGAGAAGGTCCAGCGCGACGTGCGCGACGTCCTCGACGGTCGCGAGCAGGCCGCTGGGGGCGAACCCCGCGGCGAAGTTGCCCTTGTCCTCCGGCGCCCCTCCGGTGAGACGGTCCACCATCGGTGTGTCGATCACCCAGGGGCACAGCGTGTACACGTCGATGCCCGCCTCTTCCAGGAGCGGCGCAGCGCTGCGGCCGGCGGCGACGACGCCAGCCTTCGCCGCGGCGTACGGCACCGCGATCGGCACCGGGAGTGCCGTTCCGACGAACGACGCGGTGTTGACGATCGCACCACCGCTGACCATCTGCTCCGACCCGTGCCGCAGTCCGGAGAGCACCCCCTTGAGGTTGATGTCGAGCTCGTGCCGCAGCGCGTCGTCGTTCCACCCCGACATCGGCCCGATCGGGCCCTCGACGCCGGCGTTGGAGAACCAGCAGTCGATCAGCCCGTCGCCCGCCGCCGTCCTGGCCAGCAGCTCCACCTCGGCGTCCACCGCCACGTCGGTGCGCACGAAGTGTCCCTGGCCCCCGCTCACGGTCACCTCGTGTGCGACCGACGCGCCCCGCTCCTCGTCGCGCCCGGCGACATACACCCGCGCGCCCTCCTTGCCCAGCAGGACGGCGATCGCGCGGCCGATGCCGCTCGTCCCGCCGGTCACGACCACGCTGCGGCCCTCAAAACGCTTCATCGCTGTCTCCTTCTCTGGTGACGGCCCTGCGCCGTCTCAACCCAGAGGCGTTCGGTGGGTGTTCGACCCGACCGAACATCCACCGAACGCCTCTCGGTGTCGCGGCCGCCAGCCGGCCGACCGCAAGGTGGAGCTCAGCTCAGCCCAGGATCCCCTCGTGCAGCGCCCGGAGCACGGCGTTGGTGCGGTCGCGGGCGTTGAGCTTGACCAGCACGGCGGACACATGGTTCTTCACCGTGCCCTCAGCCAGGTGGAGGGCACCGGCGATCTCCCGGTTGGTGTAACCCGCCGCCACCAGCCGCAGCACCTCCAGCTCGCGGGTGCTCAAGGGCTCGATCACCGCCTCGACCGGTGAGTGTGCCTCGGTCGGGGCAGGTCCGGAGCGCAGGGCCTGCAGGAGCCGCCCGGTGATGGACGGCGCGATCAAGGTGCCGCCCTCGGCCAGGGTGTGCACGCCGCGGGCGAGCTGCTCCAGGGTGACGTCCTTGAGCAGGTAGCCGCGGGCACCATGACGCAGGGCGTCCAGCACCAGGGTGTCGTCGTCGAAGGTGGTGAGCACGAGCACGGGCACCTCAAGGCCACGGTCCCGCAGCTCACGCAGCGTCCAGAGCCCGTCGTAACGGGGCATCCGCAGGTCGAGCAGCACCACGTCCGGGCGCTGCTCCCCGATCACCGCGAGCGCCTCCGCGCCGTCAGCGGCCTCGCCGACGACGCGGATCGACGCGAGGTCGAGCAGGGTCCGGATGCCCTGGCGCACCAGGGTCTGGTCGTCGACCACCACCACCCGGACCCGGTCCTCCGACGGCGCCGGCGGTGGCGTCGCCCCGGGGTCCGTCCCGACGTCCGCGCTCCTCATGTCGCCGGCACCCGCGCGGTCACCGCGAAACCGCCGGCACCGGGCCGCTGCCCGTCGAACCGCACCTCGCCGCCCAGCGCCTCGAACCGCTCGACCAGGCCCCGCAGCCCGTGGCCCGGCTCCACGCGCGCCGCCCCACGACCGTCGTCCCGGGTCTGCAACACCGTGCACCCTTCCCGGTCCGGCGCCACCCTCACCGTCAGAGTGCGGGCCTCCGCGTGCCGCAGGGTGTTGGTGACGATCTCCTGGACCGCGCGGACCAGCACGGCCGACTCCTCCTCCCCCACCTCGACGTCGTCCGCCACCTGCAGGCTCACCTCCAGGCCAGGTATGTCGCGCACCACCTGCTCCAGCGCGCCGCGCAGGTCGGCGGGTCGGGTGCGCAGCTCGTCGACCGCCGTCCGCACCTCGCCCAGCAGCTCCCGGGCCAACGACCCGGCCCGTACGACGTGCGCCCGCGCCTCCTGCCCCTCTCGGTGGCGGGCAGCCTCGAGCTCCAGGCTCAGCACCGTCAGCGAGTGGCCGACCGTGTCGTGCAGGTCGCGGGAGATCCGCAGCCGCTCCGCGGTCCGCGCCGACTCCTCCAGCAGGGCGGTGGCCGCCCGGAGCTCGACGTGGGCCTGCGTCAGCTCACGCCGCAGCCGCTGCTCGCGCACCAGGCTGAGCACGGACAGCGCCGAGATGATCTGCAGGAAGAGGTAGAGCGCAGCCGCGGTCACGACCTCCCACCAGGCATCATCGCCACCGGTCCAGGTCCAGGCCAGGACGAGCAGGGCGGTGTTCAGCCCGACGATGACTAGCACCACCCCGAACGGCACCAGGTAGACCGCCAGGGCGGCCACGACGACCAGCAGGATCGACAGGAAGCCGGACGGCGCACTGGCGACCAGCACCCAGGACCCGACCATGGCGACCCCCAGCGCGGCTCGGCTGAGCACCGGGGGGCTGCTCGGCTCCGACTGCAGCGCCGCGACCACCAGCGCCACCACCGTCACGGCATACGTGACTGACCACCAGAGGCGGGGCAGCTCGGTGTCGACCGCACCGGCCAGGACGGGCAGGCCGAGCGCGAGGAGCACGGCGAGCATGCCCATGCCCGCCCAGACCTCGGCGTCCACCTTGCGCATGGCACCACCCTAGGGCGGCCAGCTCGGACCGGGCGGGTGCCAGAAGTCATGCCGTGAGCTGGTGACGATCGGCACGCGCGCGAGGTGCCCCGGTTTCCATACCGTCGAACCATGACGAGCACAGAGAACCGGGCTCCCGCCGTGGCGGTCGAGCAGGTGCGCAAGCGCTACCGCTCGACCCAGGCCGTGGACGGGATCAGCATGACCGTCGCCCCGGGCGAGACGGTCGGGATCCTCGGGGCCAACGGCGCCGGCAAGACCACCCTGGTCGAGATGATCGCCGGCCTGCGCACCCCGGACAGCGGCTCGATCGAGGTCCTCGGGCTGCACCCGACCCGCGACCGGGCCCGGCTGCGGCAGGTCCTGGGGGTGCAGCTGCAGAGCGCCTACCTGCACCACGCCCTGACCGCCCGGGAGCTGGTCGAGCTCTACCGCAGCTTCTACCCCCACCCGCGGGGCACGGAGGAGACGCTCGACCTGGTCGAGCTGGGCCGGCACCGGGACACCCAGTTCGAGAAGCTCTCCGGTGGTCAGCAGCAGCGGCTCTCCGTGGCGCTGGCCCTGGTCGGTCGGCCCCGGATGGTGATCCTCGACGAGCTGACCACCGGGATGGACCCCCGTGCCCGGAGACGGATGTGGAGGGCGATCGAGGCCCTGCAGACCGACGGCGTGACGATCCTCATGGTCAGCCACGCCATGGACGAGGTGGAGCGGCTGTGCGACCGCGTGCTGCTCCTGCAGGACGGGCAGGTGCTCGCGCAGGGCACGCCCGCCGAGGTCATCGCGCAGGCGCAGGCGGCGAGCCTCGAGGACGCCTTCGTCGCACTGACCGGGACCACGATCGAGGACCTGCAGATGGAGGAGCTGTGATGACCACCGATATCCACGACACCGGCGGCTCCCCGCCGATCGAGGCCCGGCGGCCCGGGCCGCACGCCTGGCGCATGCTGGTGCAGTCCGAGGCCAAGATGGTCGTCCGGGACACCGCCGGCCTCATCGTCCCGCTCGGCCTGCCCCTGCTGATCCTGGTGATGAGCGCCTCGGCCGCCTCCGAGCACTCCGTGGGGATCCAGGGCCTGACCGGGCTGGAGGCCTACGTGCTGCCGCTCGTCTTCGCCGTGGTGATCGCCTCCATCGGGATCATCAACATGCCGAGCTTCCTGGCCTACTACCGTCGCACCGGCATCCTGCGCCGGCTCGGGGTGACGCCCGCCTCGCCCGTGATGGTGCTCGCGGCGCAGGTGCTGGTCAGCCAGGCGCAGGCGCTGCTCGGGATGGGGCTGGCGCTCGCCGTCGCCATGCTGGGCTTCGGCGCCCGGCTGCCCGACGCGCCGTTCACGGTGCTGGGGATCGGCCTGCTCGGCATCGCGGCGATGTATGCCGTGGGCCTCGTCGTCGCCGCGGTCGCCCCCACCCCCAACTCGGCGGTGGCGATCGGCCTGGTCGCCTTCTTCGCCATCGGTGCCGTCGGCGGGTTGTTCGGCGGCCAGGACGCGCTGCCGGACCGGCTGGCCACGGTCGGGGAGCACCTGCCCTTCGGGGCGACGGTGCAGGCGCTGGGCGCGGCCTGGGTCGGTGCGGACGTCGAGCCTTCGCACCTGGTCGCCCTCGGGGTCAGCGTCGTGGTCGGGAGCGTGCTGGGCACGGCGTTCTTCCGCTGGGACTGAGCGAGGCTGACCCCACCGGGCCATCGAATGCTGCAGCTGTGCCCGCCGGGAGCGCAGATCGCGTGCACCAACGCGTCACTCGGTGGGTAGCACCATGACGAGGACGTCGGGGCCCTCTTCGCCCACGACCGAGGTGAGCCACGGCGGACGGATCGCCAGCACGTCGCGCCAGCCGCCGGACAGGTAGAGGTGGCGCGCCCCGGCGTGGTGGGGGAGCACCTCCAGGCAGGGCCGGTGACCGGCTGCCCGCGCGTCCGCGACGATCGCGTCGAGCAGCGACCTGCCGACGCCGTGGCCACGGGCGCGCTCGGCGGTGAACAGCGAGCTGACGTAGGACAGGTCCTCGACCGCGCACCCATGGGCCCGAGCGCACGCCTCGTTCATCCGCGCGGAGTCCGGGAACCCGTGCGCCGGTCCGGTGCGGGCCACGTGACCGACCACGTCGCCGTCGATCTCCGCGACGTAGGCGCCGAGGGCGTCCTCGGCGTGCAGGAAGACGTCGGTGCTGACCGGCAGCGGGTCGCGGAAGGGGTAGCGGGTGCGCGGCTGCTGCTCCAGCAGGTCCGTGCCCAGGCCAGGCAGGTCGCTGGGACGCCGCCGCCGGACGGTCGGTGCCGCGGCGGGTGGCGGCGTTGCGGGTGGTCTCGCTGCCGTCATGCGGGCTTGTGCGCCACGGCGAAGATGCGGCGGAAGGGCAGGACGACGCCATACCCCTCGTCCGGGTAGGCCTCCCTCAGCCGCCGCCTGAACTCCGCCTCGAACTCCTCCCGCAGGCCGTCCGGCAGCGCCTGCAGGGTCGGCCGGGCGCCGGTGCCGGAGACCCAGGTGAAGACCGGGTCGGGGTCGCCGGCGCGGGCACCGGGCAGCACGTGCAGGTAGGTGGTCTCCCACGCGTCGACCGTGCAGCCCTGTTCCTGCAGCACGCGCAGGTAGACCTCGGGGTCGTGCGAGGACGGCACGGCCACACCCTGGGTATGCGGCGCGAACCGCGGCTCGCCGGCCAGGTCGCGGCGGATCGTGTGGCTGGGCTCGTCGAAGTTGCCGGGGACCTGCATCGCGAACCAGCCGCCCGGGGCGACCCGGTCGAGGAGGGCGGGGAGCAGGTCGAGGTGGCCCGGCACCCACTGCAGGGCTGCGTTGCTGACCAGGACGTCGACAAGGCCACCGTCACCGTCGGCGTCAGCCGTGGCCCACGCGGCGATGTCGGCCACCTGGGCGTCGATGCCCTCGACCTGGCGGGCCTGCTCGACCATCTGCGGGCTGGAGTCCAGGCCCAGGACGGAGGCCTGGGGCCAGCGCCGGGCGAGCAGCCGGGTCAGGCTGCCCGGTCCGCAGCCCAGGTCGACGACCCGACGAGGAGCGTCGGCTCCCACCCGCGCGAGCAGCTCGACGAACGGTCGACCTCGCTCGTCGGCGTAGGAGAGGTAGCGCTCGGGGTCCCACTGGTGGCCTGCACTGCTCGTCGGCGTCACGCGGGCCACGCTAGCCCGGACCTCCCACTTTGACGCGAGCCGGGACCGCTGCCACGTTCGGGTCCGTTC containing:
- a CDS encoding glycoside hydrolase family 3 protein, with the translated sequence MEQPQLEVRSKELVEVGGLRFKDLNGNGVLDPYEDWRLSPKERAADLVGRMTTQEKVGFMLINSRFTGYQTDEGDPTSHDGVLDERIIEGGTSIFATRKVYGTTQTIEQMHLRRFILRENEPPSRIAAWVNAMNEVAEGTRLGIPVLVTSNSRNENGEMVFGMNDAVGIFSTFPATMGIAAAVLGDQADGGDASLVDGFARAVRQEWVATGLRKGYMYMADVVTDPRWQRTYGTFGESPELVAEIITRIVDGLQGDQLGPDSLSTTIKHFPGGGPRENGFDPHYKEGKWNCYPTPGSLETYHLPPFEAVAAKAASFMPYYSAPSVQRSVYQTFRDEEVFYEETGFAFNHYFLQHVLRDRLGFTGYVNSDSGITDNMCWGVEELDRPSRFAKAIMSGTDLIADTNNIEDLQAAIDQGKVSMARVDEACRRLAVEMFALGLFDGQTYVDAEAAEAKVRSSPGWELAAQTHRKSVVVLKNSGGTLPLREGTTAYLEVFHKSTDQAALKTTQAREQVAAGGALELVDDPAAADVLVLLLDPQSGDYFNATPGLLELTLCEDKPLRSIAGEPYTETTLSEVQRFRDLATSARERGAKVVVSVNITLPWVLDDVEPLADAVVAHFSTFYDAQADVLTGRSPAHGKLPITLPASEAVIAVDGEGVCVSPNDVPGYAKQDHLPEGMRYAYVDADGNAWELGHGLRY
- a CDS encoding ATP-binding protein, translated to MQHQALGGGSELRHLHGREAELTELTELVVSHPLVTLAGPGGVGKSSLAEAVAAHAEPVFPDGVLMVRLAEVRAGAVLDAVSSAVELPRTGGGDRAEALARWLRPRRALLVVDNCEHLVEEVVEVLTHLLAEPRREGCLHVLTTSRRTLGLPLEQVLPVLPLALPGPQDPPEAVAATPSASLFLERVRGRDRSFVVPTGQWSAVGELCRRLDGLPLALELAAGRASVLGIPRLLARLETGLGVVSQQHLDGSGRVRTIEAVYDWSEQLLSEQARALLRGLSVFTGSFDIAAVDAVLGTTGAIGEWDDALSELVETSLVVREHRHDRYRLLETVRQRASERWDDEQAQAQIRRKHAEHYLTAAIRAGEGFKSGPERDWLEGLISDEPNLRVALAQALRRGDADGDLAVQGLAAAANLPLYWWTRGQHREGFDWLRSALDTVGEAAPVELRGAALFGMAFLWAHDGDDWLTAATYCREAVDLLGGPRAEPGETPILGYLLCLLGEAHGFAGETELAVTLTGRGRDLIARYPDPWGLAFAEWNVGFAHQCAGEPETAERHYREMVQIQSEHGSRLELMIGHNSLGELAERRGDHETARDHYARGLELRRNLGAIRLGYAHGSLPLSLLALARVSRALGDADTARTYAQQGHAAAAQMQDQQTVLACARELELLDAGPETATLRRQGTGWVVRLGDESTVLADSKGLRHLHTLLTRPEQPVRATTLAGLVDGAEPAGGDAGPLLDRQAVAAYRARLGALDADIDEATEDGDETRLRTAQDERDALVAELARATGLGGRLRVDKSDAERARINVTRTVRDAIERIGTDCPRLTEHLRSSVRTGTWCAYHPTTPVIWTTSGADTSP
- a CDS encoding SDR family NAD(P)-dependent oxidoreductase, with translation MKRFEGRSVVVTGGTSGIGRAIAVLLGKEGARVYVAGRDEERGASVAHEVTVSGGQGHFVRTDVAVDAEVELLARTAAGDGLIDCWFSNAGVEGPIGPMSGWNDDALRHELDINLKGVLSGLRHGSEQMVSGGAIVNTASFVGTALPVPIAVPYAAAKAGVVAAGRSAAPLLEEAGIDVYTLCPWVIDTPMVDRLTGGAPEDKGNFAAGFAPSGLLATVEDVAHVALDLLDGRLSARSGDAYLVDAGPVATLVE
- a CDS encoding response regulator, producing MRSADVGTDPGATPPPAPSEDRVRVVVVDDQTLVRQGIRTLLDLASIRVVGEAADGAEALAVIGEQRPDVVLLDLRMPRYDGLWTLRELRDRGLEVPVLVLTTFDDDTLVLDALRHGARGYLLKDVTLEQLARGVHTLAEGGTLIAPSITGRLLQALRSGPAPTEAHSPVEAVIEPLSTRELEVLRLVAAGYTNREIAGALHLAEGTVKNHVSAVLVKLNARDRTNAVLRALHEGILG
- a CDS encoding sensor histidine kinase translates to MRKVDAEVWAGMGMLAVLLALGLPVLAGAVDTELPRLWWSVTYAVTVVALVVAALQSEPSSPPVLSRAALGVAMVGSWVLVASAPSGFLSILLVVVAALAVYLVPFGVVLVIVGLNTALLVLAWTWTGGDDAWWEVVTAAALYLFLQIISALSVLSLVREQRLRRELTQAHVELRAATALLEESARTAERLRISRDLHDTVGHSLTVLSLELEAARHREGQEARAHVVRAGSLARELLGEVRTAVDELRTRPADLRGALEQVVRDIPGLEVSLQVADDVEVGEEESAVLVRAVQEIVTNTLRHAEARTLTVRVAPDREGCTVLQTRDDGRGAARVEPGHGLRGLVERFEALGGEVRFDGQRPGAGGFAVTARVPAT
- a CDS encoding methyltransferase domain-containing protein → MTPTSSAGHQWDPERYLSYADERGRPFVELLARVGADAPRRVVDLGCGPGSLTRLLARRWPQASVLGLDSSPQMVEQARQVEGIDAQVADIAAWATADADGDGGLVDVLVSNAALQWVPGHLDLLPALLDRVAPGGWFAMQVPGNFDEPSHTIRRDLAGEPRFAPHTQGVAVPSSHDPEVYLRVLQEQGCTVDAWETTYLHVLPGARAGDPDPVFTWVSGTGARPTLQALPDGLREEFEAEFRRRLREAYPDEGYGVVLPFRRIFAVAHKPA
- a CDS encoding ABC transporter permease codes for the protein MTTDIHDTGGSPPIEARRPGPHAWRMLVQSEAKMVVRDTAGLIVPLGLPLLILVMSASAASEHSVGIQGLTGLEAYVLPLVFAVVIASIGIINMPSFLAYYRRTGILRRLGVTPASPVMVLAAQVLVSQAQALLGMGLALAVAMLGFGARLPDAPFTVLGIGLLGIAAMYAVGLVVAAVAPTPNSAVAIGLVAFFAIGAVGGLFGGQDALPDRLATVGEHLPFGATVQALGAAWVGADVEPSHLVALGVSVVVGSVLGTAFFRWD
- a CDS encoding GNAT family N-acetyltransferase, with protein sequence MTAARPPATPPPAAAPTVRRRRPSDLPGLGTDLLEQQPRTRYPFRDPLPVSTDVFLHAEDALGAYVAEIDGDVVGHVARTGPAHGFPDSARMNEACARAHGCAVEDLSYVSSLFTAERARGHGVGRSLLDAIVADARAAGHRPCLEVLPHHAGARHLYLSGGWRDVLAIRPPWLTSVVGEEGPDVLVMVLPTE
- a CDS encoding ABC transporter ATP-binding protein, which gives rise to MTSTENRAPAVAVEQVRKRYRSTQAVDGISMTVAPGETVGILGANGAGKTTLVEMIAGLRTPDSGSIEVLGLHPTRDRARLRQVLGVQLQSAYLHHALTARELVELYRSFYPHPRGTEETLDLVELGRHRDTQFEKLSGGQQQRLSVALALVGRPRMVILDELTTGMDPRARRRMWRAIEALQTDGVTILMVSHAMDEVERLCDRVLLLQDGQVLAQGTPAEVIAQAQAASLEDAFVALTGTTIEDLQMEEL